The genomic stretch aagagtgaaacattaaatgcaatgctgtacagaatacgcaaagcattaaatgctcccaacggtcatcttctcaagtgcctataaatatgaagttctgatgagaagcaaggttaaccgattctgacgaattatgtgaatactaacttgctgaaacgctgttcaaatcaaagctcacaaacttcatcttcatcaaagctcactacattgctgttgtaatatattagtgagattaagcttaaactttaagagaaatatcattgttgtgattatagcttttcagaagcattgtaatactcttagaatttattacattaatttgtaagtaactagagtgatcaagtgtgatcaggatactctaggaagtcttagcttgtgtctaagcagttgtaactagagtgatcacgtggtggtgaggatactctagaaagtcttagcttgtgtctaagcaattgttcctggagtgatcaggttgtgatcaggatactctagaagacttagtcgcgggctaagtggaaaaacactgtaatctgttgagattagtggattaaatcctcaagtgaggtaaatcactccaagggggtggactggagtagtttagtttacaacgaaccaggataaaaataactgtgcaatttgtttttatcgttcaagtttttagactacacttattcaaacccccccccccccctttctaagtgtttttctatccttcaattggcatcagagcgccggttctaaggtgcaagcacttaaccgtgtttagaaaagattcaggaagagaaaaacgcttctgtaaaagatggctggtgaaattccaacaaacccacctgcatctacatctggctctgctgagcaatataatggtaacaatggttatactagaccaccagtatttgatggtgaaaactttgaatactggaaagataaactggaaagttactttcttggtctagatggtgaactatgggatcttctgatggatggttacaaacatccagtgaaagctagtggcgtaaggcttacaaggcaagaaatggatgatgatcagaagaagcttttcaagaatcatcataaatgtaggactgttttgctgaatgctatctctcatgctgagtatgagaagatatctaacagggaaacgacctatgatatatatgagtcattgaaaatgacccatgagggaaatgctcaagtcaaggagactaaagcttttgctctaatccaaagatatgaagccttcaagatggaggatgatgaaaacattgagaagatgttctcaagatttcaaacgctaactgctggattaagagttctggataaaggctacaccaaggctgatcatgtaaagaagattatcagaagcttacccagaagatggggtccaatggtaacagcattcaagattgcatagaatctgaatgaagtttctttggaagagcttatcagtgccttgagaagccatgaaatagagctggatgcaaacgagcctcagaagaaaggtaagtctattgcattaaaatctaatgttaaaaaatgcactaacgcttttcaggctaaagaagaagattctgaagaatcagaatcagaagaagaagatgaactgtccatgatctccagaagggtaaaccaactctggaagagcaagcaaaggaagttcagaggcttcagaagttcaaagagatttgaacgaggagaatcttctggtgacagaagatctgacaagaagaaggctgtctgctatgagtgcaatgagcctggacacttcaagaatgaatgtccaaaacttcagaaggagaaccccaagaagaagtttcataagaagaaaggtcttatggcaacatgggatgattctgaatcagaatcagaatcagactctgaaggagagcaagccaacttcgcggtgatggctacagaagatgatggatcagaatctacatcagaatcagattctgaagaggtattttctgaactatctagagaagagttaatttccagtttaacagaacttctggaactcaaggctcatcttagtatcaaatacaaaaagctgaagaagcagtttgaatttgaaactaagaagctggaagtggaaaattctaaactgaaggaaaaagttttaaatctatccaaagatagtggatctacttctgaaacagaaaaatccattccaagtctcaatcatattctgaaagaatatgactcgagcttcagaaagttcttatctagaagtattggcagaagtcatcttgcttctatgatatatggtgtttctggaaacagaaggtttgtttttggctatgagggtgatacctcacataaatttgaacctattgatgatatgaaaatcacatacaagccattgtatgatcagttcaaatatggccatgcacatgatatcagactcacttcacatgcacagagttttaacactgttcacaccaagaagcatgtgacacatcctaagaaatatcatgctgacaaacctaaagaatatcatgttgttcctcctgttaaatattatgctaaacccaagttcaatcagaacttgaggagaactaacaagaaaggacccaagaaattgtgggtacctaaggagaagataatttctgttgcagatatccttggctgcaaagaggacaaaaagcaaaatgtcatggtacctggactctgggtgttcgcgacacatgacgggaagaaggtctacattccaagacctggtgcttaaaccaggtggagaagtcaagtttggaggagatcagaagggcaaaatcattggctctggaaccataagtcttggtaactctccttccataactaatgtacttcttgtagaaggattaacgcataacttattgtccataagtcaattaagtgacaatggttatgatataatcttctatcaaaagtcttgcaaggctgtaagtcagaaggatggctcaatcctatttacaggcaagagaaagaacaacatttataagattgatctttttgatcttgagaagcagaaggtgacttaccttatgtctgtttctgaagagaaatgggtctggcacagaagattaggacatgctagtttgagaaagatttctcagattaacaaactaaatctggtcagaggactcccaaatctgaaatacaaatcatatgctctttgtgaagcatgtcagaagggcaagttctccaaacctgcattcaagtctaagaatgttgtttcttcctcaaggccgttagaactcttgcacattgatctgtttggcccaatcaaaaaagcatctgtcagagggaagaaatatggattagtcatcattgatgattatagccgctggacatgggtaaagttcttaaaacacaaggatgagtctcattcagtgttctttgatttctgcactcagatccaatctgagaaagagtgcaaaatcataaaggttagaagtgatcatggtggtgaatttgagaacagattctttgaggagttattcaaagaaaatggtattgcccatgatttctcttgccctagaatccacaacaaaatggagttgtagagcgaaagaataggactctacaagaaatggccagaaccatgatcaatgaaaccaatatggctaagcatttttgggcagaagcaataaacactgcatgttacattcagaatagaatctctatcaaacctattctaaataagactccctatgaattgtggaagaacagaaagcccaacatttcatattttcatccttttggatgtgtgtgttttattctgaatactaaagatcatcttggtaagtttgattctaaagcacaaaagtgttttcttcttggatattctgaacgctctaaaggctacagagtatacaatactgaaacattgattgtagaagaatcaatcaatatcaggtttgatgataagcttggtcttgaaaaaccaaagcagcttgagaattttgcagatatagatattgttatatcagaagctgtagaaccaagaagcaaagccccaggagctgaaagtctcagaagcaatggatcagaagatcaagttaccgcatctttagagaatctcaggatttctgaagagccaatagtcagaagatcatctagacttgcatcagctcattcagaagatgtgatccttgggaagaaagatgatcctatcagaactagatcctttctaaagaatgactatcagaagtagtgatcagaatcagaagatgtacagtcttttcaaaacaacacagctgtcatctatgAGTATCTGAAAATgaacgcgtgtctgtacggtcagtacaagcgtgcagttgaaaagacgccgacctaggtaactgtgttaaatcatttcatttaccatgttctctctcctaatgtcatttctcattaaatgcataatgatgtcTTTTTCTTGTaatcaatttctttcaaaacagttttttttttaatttcttttttcaaatcgtttaaataacccgcttcatcttcatttcctcctctctctctctctctctctctctctctctctctctctctcttttgtgtatctctttcgttgcatttgttttcaaaccctagtttctgatttaatctcaaagcataatcatcatgaactcatcttcaagttcatcaaacctagcagaaagactcacttctacaTAGATTCTACTACGCAAATAtgggtatgctcctttgaaaacatgcatgattcccactgacgaactggaagttctttgtgaatctgctgtggacttcaacaaccttagagcaaatggttttctgtgtgacgtcagaatattggagcaaggatggtcgaaatatcttgatagattggttggaccaatttatcctgaacttgtgaaggacttctgggtacatgcaacggttaccccaactgctataATTTCCTTCgtactagggcatgaagtggttattactgaaaaacttatcaggaagctgtacaatctgaatgatgaagaaggttggtccggCTTTCAACCTGGAACGGTTAACTGGtatcaatttgaaaatcaaatctctcttgcctTCGGAGCTGATTCTCATAAAACGGGAACTttgaggccgttttatcaagtatgggctgagattattctaggttctcttcaccatagaaagaagatgttctctccctccgcctacatcagtccggatcacaagtacactctcttctgcattggcagaaagatagaactcaacatctctcatattctttttgagaatctgaagacttctatattTGAATCAAGAGAaaatgaaagggcgaagtaccctcatattcctagAAAGACTATTCCCTTcagaagaatgatttcagacattctgattgaaagcaaattgCTGGACTCCATCAAAACACTtgatgcgtcccattttcttggagtagttcagggtcctatcttcaatggtgtggatttgttcagactggagcTCATCCAGAATGTACCTTCTGtatgcacaagctttcctgacattctgtcaagaagagtggctgttgaaggttttttctctttgtttcataaagaacttcatcaggttgtcaagctttacctggaagattgtgttaggaagcaatcagatattgatcctgcttggatccatggcagagtacttctgtccaaagctgatcttctgaagaaggatcagaaggaacaacaggcaaggctaaaaagaaaggcccgagaagatgaggctaagaaagccaagaagctgagggtcacctatgatcctgacaaggtgtacTCTCCTGAATACAGGGAGCAAAGGATCAGAAACTCTTTTCACACCACCAGATCTACATATGCTTCTTCTGAACCCGTCACCAGGcatgtttttactccacctccttctgttcctaaaccttctccccaatcacctccttctgaaccaaaaatcaacttcactataccaaatccttctccatcatctctttccactccctttctaaaccccacacctctaagtattcttcccccaactccttctgataaatctttctcaccaatccccttcataaatactccatcctcttcacaacctatattttctgatactccatccacATCAATCATTCTTTCAGATgttccttcttcctcatccaccgcacctccaccttctttatcccatcccttacctatcagaaaatccaaaccctactgccttctctacccagactacaaattcaccttcaatccacctgaacctgaaccctatgccTACTTGGAActgttcagacatgaggtgattagcagtctagaccttctgaagaatgccttcctaaatggtctggatgatgtttctacaagaaatctctggagaagctttcgccaggattttcaagtaggagcaatgggagtacagaagagactagtggctgctgcccctggttaccctggttaccttctggagggtgataatggtatatactaccatcctctcagaaattgtgttgctgctgatgagaagccctttgtggatgagatggaagaagtaagacttgctgctgcattggaagctaacccttgcagaaaAATTGTGGTTTGGAAACCTCATTTCTTTGTCTTGGTTGGAGACTTCAAGAGTctttttgactttctgagggagaatccttctgaggaagacccaagcctggtcattccagaagttgctgTCCCAGCAGAAGTTGAAGGaccttctgcccctaggaatctagctgccattcttcaggcacttgagaatggagattctgagattccggttgcagaatatgaagatgcttctatgcaagaagcagatgcagaagatcatgttgctgaaacagttcctgttgaggaaaaccctgcaaaagatctatcaatggaagctacaaaTCACAATGCCATCCTTGTGGATAAAAGCTGTGAAGCTttttctgatgaaccttcccgtcttgcaaggactctggaagttattcagaagaactaggatgagcaaagctcagtcaatgctgagtttaaagctttcatggagaggcagaatgagcacaacaatggggttcaagatatgctggccaagatcttgtcgaagatagggtcatcttagattgagtcttagttgttttgtgtTCTCTGGTTtttttttgctttgctgcatctgttttgtgcatcttctcttgcttatcctcttgtacttctgtacttctgtcttcttgagcctaaatgaaaattatctttttcttccatctgtttccttttgtttttcatcttaatcttttatgtttttgatgttatgacaaaaagggggagaaaatgtgataaatgatctgatttatttttatcagttgctaggagaaaggctccacatttctaacagaacttgcaaagttctatggttTTTGAGTGTtgacttgcaggaattgaagatcctctttaaagctcaacacaagaagcaacgagatgaggaaaagcaattctataaagaatcaagctcttggattcttgaagcaagctgagtgctgtgaagcttcagaatcagaagcaagaaggaagaatgttcagatattctgatgatagaatatgctctgacacattatgtttattaattctgatacatattatgtggctctgatagatattatgtgttctgactcattcatgctgacttttgtcgtttagcgttgttctgtaacatttcaggatgtatagatgctctgatgatgctctattacattcaacaatgttctgatacaatctagcatgaagtgatgtaagaagaaattcaagctctgaagctgtcctgatggaagcaagaatcagaagctgtgaatgttctgaagatcaaagaaattcaagttctgaagctgtccgatggaagcaagaatcagaagctgtgaatgttctgaagatcaaagaaattcaagttctgaagctgtccgatggaagcaagaatcagaagtcatgaatgttctgaagatcaagcatatgtgaacgtctctattgaaatacttagggaagtcttttattattaaaattcttctagtatttatttcagggggagattatctatctcagggggagattataaatctcagggggagacatattcacatgcttatgctttagctgtgtaattgtctttagccgtctgctctttctgatcgcaaattcatatcatttatatatgttttgtcatcatcaaaaagggggagattgttagaacaagatttgttctgatcaatattcttagttttgatgataacaaggatatgaattttggatgagatgatgtggtactctaatacactgcaatttccctttcaggaaatatataaagagtatgcacaaatcagcgctcagaagctttgactcagaaggttcagcatgcaacatcagaacatggtctggcaagacatcagaagatggtcaaagtagaatcagaacatgggtctatggaagcatcagaagaacttgagttcagaagcagaagcactgaagttctcatggtatcacgctcagaagcacttcaaggtcagaagacaagaagatgctttgcaccaagctgtttatctctgatgatattcaaatgttgtatacacaaacatcagatcagaagcaagtacaagatggcaggctacgctgactgacaaaaggaacgttagaagctattaaaggcaacgtcagtagacacagcgtaaacaaggcttgaggtagttgacaaacactacaacacgctggggctttaaaagcgctttttatgggctttaaaagcgcttaaaagcgctgtgaaagccagcgctggcgtaggtaacaaaagcgcttcagaaagcgctctggtaggctccccctataagagcgcttttctggaaaaagcgctctggtaggccccccctataagagcgcttttctggaaaaagcgctctggtaggcccccctataagagcgctttcctggaaaaagcgctctggtagccccccctataagagcgcttttccaaaagcgctttcgtatgttgcgttgtttttttttttatgcttttttattattctttggcagcgcttttactaagaagcgcttttgtaggtggacctttaagagcgctttttaaaagcgctatcgttgctaaatgaggtattttaatgtgcagcctgtaatttaatcctcccagtcgacctgtaatattttcgacctgtaatatgttttcaacctgtaatattttcgacctgtaatatattttcgacgatataatttcagccatcagtaagacaatatatatatactaatataataccattataatatccaaaattatatatatacatcattacaacatcaataatattatagttcaaatcgacacaaatcctacatgaaaaattgcttaatataaaagtgacacaaatcctctttgatttcttccaacttaagtctcgggtacccagcagcacggaattcgtcaaggtactacaaaacaaaaacataatatgaatgatatatttagttaaatgtaataagttatatgaaattatcttaagttataaattcataccgtgagcggaatctctaattgattcgcctgaaggatttctttcataaacctcaaaacaaagtatccgcaatctgaactgtttcgctgttgcggacactacatagaaaaacaaataagattttatagttgtcttgttttatcaagtagcataaatattataagcaaaattgtgaaaaataatgtacctgcactttgatccaagtaatgttgtttgatttagtccgggatacctgtgcgtcccgttgacttcggaacacttgtattgatctaattaacaaatatataaaagcatatgtttagatcaatcccacaaataagtaaatatataaatatacacgaatatttagaacggtcccacttacaaatcaacgatttccttcatagccggataattggtccagtcaccatttaccgaattcagataatacacgacttctcttatagggttgatagcaagcaacaaccagtgtgctctataaattaaaacaataggttatatgaaaattttgctatacacaaaagaaacagagattagatgaaccaagaatgagaactaaccctactggtcgggtattatacgcccaaagatgcagactttctgaattgccggtggacatgaatctatcgactaagagctgtctaactgattccggttccgaatcaattgccattccgctgcaatgggcggaagacacgaaacggaatctgttagacaatacaGTCCCGcacaacactctgtcatacaacaactttaaataaaaacataataaacattagattattttcattgaaatgtgtaaataaattatattgtgggactaattaaataatatatcggatgagtgaatattaccggatgtatgagtgcatattaccgacgcctagttgttcatgcgtaaaaatctcttccaagtcatcaattgcaatatgttacttgaattcaataccgaagacactttcatccatattgatttcacgtaaagcaccatccttcaaatcggacatatcaaccattgttgtgAGCGTcatccggtatcgaggcacaaaagcaccgcctttttttgccgctatcttcggaggaccagtgggtggtacgctacgaacttgctgcgtcacttgttgtgactcccgagcggatgcctaaaaatcataaaagttaggtaaaatataaaatcatgcagatttagattcagattatatat from Vicia villosa cultivar HV-30 ecotype Madison, WI linkage group LG4, Vvil1.0, whole genome shotgun sequence encodes the following:
- the LOC131599462 gene encoding uncharacterized protein LOC131599462, translating into MAIDSEPESVRQLLVDRFMSTGNSESLHLWAYNTRPVGAHWLLLAINPIREVVYYLNSVNGDWTNYPAMKEIVDLSIQVFRSQRDAQVSRTKSNNITWIKVQCPQQRNSSDCGYFVLRFMKEILQANQLEIPLTYLDEFRAAGYPRLKLEEIKEDLCHFYIKQFFM